A segment of the Elaeis guineensis isolate ETL-2024a chromosome 6, EG11, whole genome shotgun sequence genome:
TGAAGTGATTTTTATTGAGTTTAGGAGAATAAAAGATCTGTTTTTTCCTGCTTTTTTGGATAAAACCTTCTTTCTTGAGCATGGATTtcgctttttttttaaaaaaaaacatttttttttgtttgttggtTTTTCATACAAgggtaaaataaaaatttgatcttggcgTCTCAGTTTGGTTCTTGAACTAGTGGATTTCTATAGAACAAGTCTCTGAAAAGGGAGTGAGATTAATGAGTTTCTTTATTATTATGAAAGAGTGCTATGAGCAGTCCTTGGGTAGATTTGCAATCTTGTCAAGAACTGAACTTGGTAGAGCAAGCATGCATTGTCAGGAGGTAGAttgttgagaaaagagaacatgcTCATGGCTGTTGATTATTGGCTACAAAGGTAAGGGAAATGGTTGTTTGATGTTCAGTTAAGTGGATTGATGAGGAAGAGGAATAAAGGTCTCCCAAAATAATTCAACTTACATATTGTAGAGTATTAGCATTTTTGTAGCTCACTACCAGTTTTCTAGTCTTTCAGATTCCTTCATGATTCTTGTTGTGGAGACCATATTAATCAGACTTCAAAAGGAGAAGGAAAATTCAAATCGAGGCATGTTTCTCACACCTCAATTTGGAACTCACAAATCACAATATATTGTATGTAAAAATAGATTAATTTTATTTGACTTCCATGTTGTAGTTACAAATTACCTAAATCAACATATTTCAATGCTGTATTGCCACACCATATAGTTTGAGGTTGCTTccagagttctaacttcaaatattCAGGTTCCCTAAACATGGTACTAAGTCGGCATTTTTTTTGTTGAGGACCCTGATTTGGCATATAGAAACTGATAGGAGGGATAAAGCAGAAGGGATGTGGGATGATAcacttttttaaataataataataataataataatggttTTGAAATTGTCTTTGAAACATGAGCAAATCAAGTCCCCCTTTTTTCCGTATAATGAACTACTCTATCACTGGGATGCATTgtaaatcaataaaattagatttgatgagGTTCTCATTAGCTTGATTGCACAAAGGGAACTCTTTTGAGGGGGAGAAGTATGGTTCTATGATTTACAGAAACACAGTATTCCTCGCTATGTGATGACAAGTCCTAGTGATGACAAGTCCTACGAATCGATGCACTGTCTAAACCTTATCTACAGGAAAACAGTGCAGGACTATATCTGCTGTTGTGCCCTCATGCACCACTTTCATGTCTCCTCTTTTCATAGTCAGGAGTAACGAGATTAATGAATCCATCGACAAGTTAGGTGAAGCTCCTGGCATTTAGTTACTGATTTTCTGATGAGATCTATATGCTTTTCTTTAAACTTATATTTGAGCTGCAGTATAAATCTTGTCTACTTGCTGACAACATCCATAGGCTCCACATTGAAGTGTATATAGGATACTGACATTTTGCAGAGACTTATGTCATATCTTTGTTAATTCTTGTTAGGCCTAAAGAGGATGAATCTTTCACGTTTAATGGTTGTGTGGAGAGAATCTAAATTCTGATAAACGGATGACATTCTAGACATTGGATTCTTCTCCAGTATCTGCAGTGGCAAGGGACTGCAAAAGGCTACTAACTACTATGCTATTCACATTTTTCAAATATAATAGAGAAAGGTTATTTTATCTAGTTAGGGGGTGGCTTGAGAGGTGTTAAGCATGGTTGTATATAGGGCTGCAACTCGGTAGGTAGGGTCAGATTGAGGGTAAACCCTAAGCAAATCCAACCTAACCAAATGTTAAGCTAAATTCGGGTTGGGTTGGGTTGTGCCATGTTAACCAGGTTAAATGGTATTTAATTTAAGATAGGAGAAAGATTTGGGACATCTTTGCTGGATTGATCTGTTGAATTGAGGCCTCAATTATTCATAAACTTCAAGGAACACTTACACATGATTTAAAAGGATTGAAGATTTAATTGTATAAACAtataaataatctatatgaaatataaatatgagctattcatttatttatttattgggtCGGGTCAAGTTCAAATTGGGTTAAGGGTTAATCCTAACCCAATCCTACTTAAGGTGAAGCAAGGATTTTTGAGACCAAGCCCAACCCAAATTTATAAAATCTCTGTCCAACTCTACCCAGCGAGCAGTTTGGGCAGGAAGGTTCGGGTTGAGCCCAACCCAAGTTGCATCCTTAATTGTGTATGGCTATGTTTAAGCATGTGTTTACCTACTTGCTATCTGATGATTGGCTGCATGCAAGTGAATATTTCTAAGTCTTAGCACAACTGGTAGACATAGGCAAGCCAAACTTGATTTACCGAAACATATAGCATAACCAAGCCTGGTTGGTGAAATTCTAACAGAGTTGTTATTGCTATGGGTTACATGTTGTTGACAATTCCTATAATTCTTGCCATTAAGGAACATTCTCATATGCAACATCATTGATCATTTTCGTATTGTTGTACATCTTCACCATTCATATCACTTACAAATTGATTGTAACCAAACCAGTTATATCATTCATATCACTTCAATCTGTCTTCTTTACCATTATACAATGTGGTATAAAAATTAAGAAGACAGAAAAGAGAAAACGAGGAAATAAAAGGCAAGGTATATTGTTATTTGACTTAATTTATGTTTAGGGATTACAAACTGTAAATATAGAGAACTAATTGGACAAAGGAAAACCAATTGAAATGGAAGAAAATGATAAATTAAATCGAAAACAATCTTTAGATCAATAGTAAATAGGATAATATGTTTAAGAAAGATGAATAAATGATGTAGAGAAATCAGGAGCCTATGTTTATGACAaggctctgtgtgtgtgtgtgtgtgtgtgtgtgtgtgagagagagagagagagagagagagagagagattttgagaaGTTAGGAGGTCTGGCAATAAGTTCGAGAAGGGAGTGACCCATCCCTTGATGGGGAAGTCAAGGGAGAAAAAGAAAGGCTGGGGGGTGGATATCAAACAGCGAATGCTTCCTTTTATATGCTATTTAAACTTAATGAAATTAACTGAACAGAATTTAATGGCTGTTTGGAAACACTTTTGACAGATAGAACATTCCTAAATTTTGAAACCATCTTCTATTTTTAATATACTATAGATATGTCTTATAATATGTAATTAAATATATAGAACTTGTATAGTGTGTCATCCACTCTAAATACATTTCCTTTCTTAAGTTGTGAAAAATCCATTCTCATCCACCATCCTGTTGTTTGCGAAATGTAGCATTTAGTGAATTTTAGATCCATTGGAGGACCATTTTGTATAAATCAAATTGCTAGGTAACTTCATCATTCGGGAAAAAAGTCCCGTCTAGGTTCCCAGGGTTTATGATTAATGGTACAGCATTGCAAATACATGTTAATGACCCATCTGTGGTGGATGATATTGTCAGGATCAGATTCCAATATGCCAATATCATCTTAaaatgctgctgctgcattgcttgcttATGTCCCAAATGTATGACAAAGTCAGATGATTGTGGTTGTGCCTACACCCAGTCCCTAACCTTGCATAGCATGTGTGCTTAGTTAACTGTTGGAGCTGGATTTTTTTTGTTCTGTTTAaatcaaccattaacatgcattACATTTTGCTATCTAAAAGACAAACATTTTCTTGAGGTTTGTGAGTTTCAGTTTGCAACAGAATATGCATGCAAATTATAATATAGCTCTATGCTAGTGCTACAATGTGTAAATTATGATCCGACTATACAAATTAATGAGTTGTGCAAATACTCTTAGGACAATGCAGTTCGATTACCTGGATATAGAGAATTTCTATGGTGGCGCCAAACAAACCAAGTTCCAAGTACATTCTTTAAATTAAGTGATAAGACATACTAAATGCTCAATTTATCCAGTGGATTTGTTTAGTTCTGATTGATGATTGACTTGAAGGGTGCACTCAATTGACATTCCACAGAAATGTCTATCATGATCCTGACAATCAAATTTTCTTCAATCGACAAGGTTAACAGCAATCTCTCTTTCAAGCAAACAAAGAATCTCAAGGATTCCTGTGTTATTCAAGTCTTCCCACTTAAGACTGGAAATTTCCAAAAAGATCGAAGATTCCTGTGTTGTTTGAGTCACATAGTTTAGTCGTTCCGGCAAACCACACTTTATAGTGCATAAAGCTACACTTGAATTGTTCATAGATTTAAAAGGCTAGTCATTTATGTGAGCAGGATGATAagaaataaaagttattctgtACAAGCAGAATTAAAAAGAATATTGCAAACTATTGTGTATGGTGAGAAGAACCTTGTTTCTTTGTCAGGCACTATTGTGATTCTTCTTACTAACCTTTTCAATAAAAACGGTTGCAAACAGGAAGAGTTAGAAGAGCTTGGGAGAACAGACACAGTATCAGCTGCATTGCAAGAGTATGTAAAAAGATCACACCAGAGTTTCAAATGACCCTAATGCTTCTAATAATGACAATAGTGCTCAAGGGAACTGATTTTAAAGTTTGGTGTCTAACCAGATTGCTGCTCAGAGTGGAAAGTAGGCCAGATCCTCTTCTCCCAGTGTAATCATCAAAGCATCAACCTTACTATCGTCCATACTGAAGAAGATATGATGTATATTTTCCCACTCTTTGACCTGTGATGATGTTGTTTTTTTTCTGGCATGGCAGAACAAATGGCCCTGCAAACCCATCTTGGGACCGGTGGTTCGAAGGACCTCAAGATCTGCATGGCTGCAAATGCTGGATACTGTGATTCTAATTGAACGAGAGATCAAAAGATACCTATTGCTCGACCTTTTTTAGTAGATATTATTTCAGACTATTTGTCTGCATGGTTTTGAGCTGAAAATTTACTGAAAGAGAATTTGTTTTTCACGCAACAGTGCAAATTCTTCTGAAGCTAATCACGTACATATTTTATACACCATAATTTGATTTGTAGAGTTGAAatgagaaaggaagaaaaaatgcTGACATATGTGATTGTGCAGAAAGAACACTCTCCTCATAAACTTACAACCTAGTCCCCTGTGGGATGATACATGAGAAGAACCTCCCCAACTTTAATTTGTTGCAGGGCTGCCACCGACTCGCTGAGCTATCCATCCCAGGCCATCATATAGCCCTTCACCTTTGAGAGCACAGCAGGCCTGGATGTGCCAGTCATGGTTCTTGATGCTATGGAGGGCGAGGGCATCGGTTATCTCAGCTGGGGACATGGCATCCTTAAGGTCCTGCTTGTTTGCAAAGACTAGCACTACAGAATGCTCAAGGTCCCCATGCTGAAGTAACCTGAAGAGCTCATCTTTCATAATGGTGATCCGGGCTCGATCGGTGCTGTCTATCACCACAATGACAGCATGAGTACCTCGATAGTATGTTGCCCATGAGGCTCTCAACATTTCTTGTCCGCCCAGATCCCAAACCTGGGTAGACAAATCATTAGAGGCTTAAGAGCAGTGGATTATACTAATATGGATGGTGTGATACTGTAAGAAAACAGTCTGCCCCCCTGTACTGCATCAGAAGCATTATTCAACTGTCATGAACATACACGAAGGAGCACCAGCATACTGAAAGCTTGTTACAGCTACAATCAGAACACTTTTTATTAATCATTTTCTCAATCTTCACTTTTCCTACCAACCATCACAGCGTTAAACTTAACCACTGTAGTTGTTTTGGTGCACTGCAATATCATCACACTGTTCCCCCTTCACACTGTAACATTATACCAATTGACCATTATGACGTTATAAAATACAGTGTGCCTCTTTTACTAAGGTCACCCGGTAGAGCACGGGGAGCTCCAACTCACTTAAAAAGTCTGAAACTATTTTCAGTaattatatcatttatttatatcacATGCTTATTTTTAGATTTCCATCTACAATGTTGTGCTTGAATTGCATTAATAGTCATGAAGTATTAGTTCAGTCCATGATGCACTTAACTTGGCATGTATTGACATAATGTAGTAAGACTTAGATGTTGTAATCTGAAAATAATTCTGAGAAGGTGGGGAATTTGGGAAGTGATGGTGAGGGGACATAAAGCATCGAGTTTAGTACTATGCAAGCCCCAAAAAAAGGAGAATATCAATGTGCATATTTTCTCATGACTAAATCACATACAAACACATCATCTCCTCTTTGGAGGGAAAATCCAAGGATTCGGATCTCTCCACTACGAGGGCCAGTCTTCCAAAATCCAAATCCAAATACAGATTCTCTTGGGTCCATGTGTGGACTGGAGAGGATACAGATTCTCTTGGGTCCATGTCTGGACTGGAGAGGATCCCAATCCAAAATCCAAATCCACTTTTTGCTTACCTTTATCAGGTATATGTGCAACTATTTCAAAATGGAATAATTAGCCTTCATATATTTTGTAAATTCTAAAAGGCACTGccctatttctttttttcttctttttttttttcagagaatCCATTGCTTCTCTCCACACAGATCTGAGGAAGTGAAAGAGACACCAAAGGGAAGTGTACATCAAAAATTGGGATCTGTGAAACTTCAGCTATTAAAAGGTACCAGATTTCAAATGGTCTTTCTACAGAGTTAATTTGCAAATCTATAACCTGTTTCAGTATGTTAATAAAAGGGgttgtataaaataatttaatagtCAAAGGGGTTCGAGAATTCGCCCTATTTATTAATTACAACACATGTAAAAATTTGCCAAAGCAAAGTGTCCTCATTACTCTATGTACAGCAAGTTCACTGACAAGACTATAAACAAAATTTTCAGGGTCATCCATACTTGTATATCTTTGGACATAATGAACATAGAACCTTGTCATATATACAAGCAAGTCTTCCATCACTCTCGCCTTGCACTCAGAAAATGGCATTAATGTCACCTTCTAGAAATAAAGATCTTCTTCACAAAATCATATGTGAAAAATTACTTAGACGCAAGTAACTGGAAACTCAAATCCCTTGAAAATTTATTACATCTTTCCCTTcaatataatcataaaattcTCTCATGGAATGAGACCTAAGAACATTGTTGATAAATCTACATTATGAAGAGAAACGCCCATCTACATTTTTGGAACTTGTCTCCACACAAGTCTTGGATTCAACCAACACAATACATATTTTGCTTGCAGATTTTGAAATTTGAGTCAAATATTATTTGGATCTGGGATTGTCTGCTTCGATCTCTGCTGCTTAACATAGCCCATAAAAAAATCTGCGTTGCTTAAGGATTTGTAGCTGGTGTGTGTGCATAATTGGGAATCGGATTGCCTACATTTTTCTCTGCCCATTAATGCGGTTCATAAAAAAACTCAGGTTGCTCAATGTTTTAATAGATTTTCTTCTAACATCTAACACATGTTCTGCCTTTTTTCTTCCACCTCTATTCATTATTACTTATCCTCCATCTGTTGTCTTTTATCTTTTCTACATTCTATTTATTGTCCTTTTCATTTATAATACAAAAGCTATGTGTGGATCTGCTCCTGGTTAAGGCATGTAGCGATCAAGAAATTAATGAAATTTCATTAACTGCCTTTTATTCTCTATTTCACTTTATTAAGGTCACCTAATGTGAGTTTTCCCAAATTCATGAGGTAATTAACGACATATTCTTGGTTTTTTCTAAACCTATGGTGATTTCCTCCTGCAAATGGGCATGAATGTAACTAGTTATAGATAAGGACCAAGACATGCTAACAAAAGAGCACCAATAAGTAAATAAGATACCATCCTCAATATCACAAGGCCCATCATACCGCTGCAAATTATCAttggaaaagaaaataaaacGGCAAGTGCTCACCTCAAACCGTACGTTCTTGTAGACCACTTCTTCAACATTGCTCCCAACCGTAGGAGTCGTGGTTACAGCCTCCCCAAGGTGTAGCTTATAGAGCGTCGTGGTTTTTCCAGCATTATCCAATCCCACAACCACAATCTTGTATTCCTTTGCAGGGAACAACATCAACCAGAATCTCGATATAAATGCTCCCATCTTCTACAGGATCCAGTAGACAGCCGCCACACTTCAATCTGAGAGACAGCACGGGCCAAAGTTtacttctttttgttttttttccccCCTGAAACAACTTCAACATGTGAAAcaaatcaaaaaggaaaaaaaaaatctcaatttaTACAAATTTGAAGACAAGATCGAGAGATGATGACAGACAAGAAAATTTCTGAGAGTTAACAATCTGCAGGGGCACATGAAACATGAGAAACATCAAAGGAACATGGAAAAATGGAGGGAAAAAGGGGCGTGAAGGGGTGGGGGAAAGAAAATTCTGAAAGAAAGGAGCTTCTTTGTGATCTCGTTGTATTACAAAAGTTGGGATCTTGACAAAGAAACTGATGAAATATAAAAACCAAAGCTGGAAGTGGGGGAAAAAGGTAAAAAGGGGGGGAACGGAGGATCTCACGTGGAAGAGAGAGTGACGAGCGGCAGGGACGAGACTAAGAAGAGCAGACGGGAGGAGGGCGAAGGTCCTCCAATGGCGGGGATCGGAGGGTTTCTCTGGTCGAAGAGATAGCAAATGATTACAAGGGGTAACCACAGAAAACCCTAATTCgaaatgagaaagagagagaaaagagaggaatggGAGGATTTGCCGCCTCCGCCCGTTGGAGAGGCGATTATATATTTATAGCctccaaataaagaagaagagaagaaattaaattTGGGAGCCAAACGTAACGCTCAAATCCATGGTGCCATCGTGGCATGCTGACGtggatttcttttaaatttcactCATCTAGAAAGCTACGGTCACCTATCAGCTTGATAActttaatttataataataaatcATGCGTGGTTTGACGTAATGGCTGTTATGGCGTTATAGCGTCTACCGTAAACTTGAGTCATAGATTCTAATGGATGTGTGCGTGATGTCCTTTATATTGCAGGACTAACGAGGGCCATTTTATCTTTTTATGGTTCATCGGTTAAATATTATTATGAGTTACATTAACAGTCCatttttttatggataaaaattttatttaaaaatctatatttttcaaaataaatatttttcaaataatatttaaatagaaaaataatatattcattttttttatattgcaCTAATATTTTTTCGGATAAATTACTAAAattgattcatattttttataatatttttttattttttttatgtttaaaaaaaatagatgattgAGTTATTAGGCATTGAATGATGGAAGTATTGAAAATAAGAATGAagtattttaagaataaaaataaatatttatatttttgactaataaaaaaatgatttaaCCATCTCCAAGTGGATcagatttttcttctattttatgaataaatactaacttatccatcttgaaaaatatgagaatatggataaatatatttaatgaaaaattgattaatttttttataatatttatctataaaaaaatagatactaAGTGGTACATTTTATgatatcaatttaaaaaaatgaaataCACCTCACCAATGACTATTTGGGTAACATTTTTGagctactaaaatatttttgcccGAGTTGATTGTATCTTATGCTGAATTGTATGCAAACAAATGCTTGATCTTCTTTTACGACATCAACCATTAAATCATGCATCGCACAACTCTCAAAGCCTTCTAAGCTTTCTCTTTAATCTGTCTATGCAGATCTCATGGCAGCTATTATGCGATCCAATGGGGTATATCATGAAGGCAAATCATTCTTTCGTGCAAAAGATATAACATGAATCTTTTTTATTAACGCAACACTAATACTCATGCAACGTAAGAGTGATTTGATGTATGGATGGATACAACACGAATCTTTTTTTATTGACACAACATTGATGCTCATGCAACATAAGAGTCATTTGATGTCTGGATAGCATGTAGATGGCTAAACTTTTGCTACTCGAAGATGTCAAAGTTGAGCTTTTACCCTGATGCTCAATCCAATCTAGGCCAATGCAACGTTTGGGGCATGTCTTAAAAAACCATACAAGTTCATTTCATGGTTTGCCGTGGCTCATCTCCATATatattgtgtttttttttttttttctttttcttttggtataAGAGTGTATTTCAGGAACTGCTATGATCTTAGATTTCTTTCAGCTGTTTCGGCTCTCCGTATCCAATTAGCCTATTTGGAATCTAATCTTGTGTTTGTTCATGTTGCTCCATTATCAAACCCTCCTCCAATTTATTACAGATAACCTCACTTTCAATGTTTGGTGTGCTGGATTTTCATGGTTAAAATATATTTGTTCTCAGAACATGAAGCATGACTGATGTCGATTGGTAATGAAAAAGGGTTATTGATGATCAATGGCCATCTCTTGTGTTGCTCGGAAACTCAATAAATTCGATTATTAGAAACTCATTTCCCTAGAGCTTCGCTGGTGAGTGTTCAAGGGAGTTCTAACAGATTAGACATAAAACAATGAGCTTGTAAATATGACAAAATTGGCACCACCGTATGCTTCTTATAGCTGAATTTTCTATGCCCTCTCATCTTTGACGTTTTTCAATGTATTAATTAACGATCTGTTTGGATCTTCCTACATGAATGTCTTACAGGATTCAGGCTTGCTGGCTCGCTTGAGTCCCAACCCTAGTTTGACTGAAAACATCAAACCTGGTCAGGGCCAAGTATTAAGCACAACTCTATCAGGCCTGCCCTAgccagcaggaagaaaaaaaaaaaaaagggcctcgtacagatttttttttttttaattttttttactccaAGATTTAGGCTCGAGGGGTGTTGGCTCTATATGGGCCATGCACATGTCGGCTGCCCCATCCATGAATGCAAAAGGTACTGCATAAAAAATACTCGAGTTCGACTCTCGAGGTGCTTCGTTTCAGTCGAAGATTCCAATTCTATCGAAGGCTAAGTCCCTGATATAGCTCAGTTGCCTAGTCTCAGTCCAGCACCACTTCAAAAGAGAAGGCCCGGGGACAATCATCCGAAAATGAGAAAAGATGGTGCTCTCAAGCCAAGGATCACTTAGATGGGCATCTTTCAACTATGAAATTATGAGTTTAAAGGGCCCAGTACGGGCTGAAAGGTCTGTTTTCTA
Coding sequences within it:
- the LOC105046581 gene encoding uncharacterized protein translates to MGAFISRFWLMLFPAKEYKIVVVGLDNAGKTTTLYKLHLGEAVTTTPTVGSNVEEVVYKNVRFEVWDLGGQEMLRASWATYYRGTHAVIVVIDSTDRARITIMKDELFRLLQHGDLEHSVVLVFANKQDLKDAMSPAEITDALALHSIKNHDWHIQACCALKGEGLYDGLGWIAQRVGGSPATN
- the LOC105046580 gene encoding guanine nucleotide-binding protein subunit gamma 1 produces the protein MQANGVEASSIDHKPPPSAEARGKHRILAELKRLDQEARFLEEELEELGRTDTVSAALQELLLRVESRPDPLLPVTNGPANPSWDRWFEGPQDLHGCKCWIL